The Drosophila sulfurigaster albostrigata strain 15112-1811.04 chromosome 3, ASM2355843v2, whole genome shotgun sequence genomic sequence cGGAGGCAGATGTTTCTCAGCCAGTGTTGTAAAGCGCACAAAACTTACTCTAACAGATATTGCTAAGACGCGCATAACTTTTACATAAATCTCTCATAGTTGTTAATGCAAACCTTGCCTGGTTGTCCCACCGTAgtcgcatgccacatgccacattcCACTATCCACTTACCACTTTCTGGTTGCCAGCTGCTAGTTGCCAGCTCTTGCACGTTCGAACTTTTCTTTtccgccaacaacaacaacaaaatataaaaaaagcaaCTGCATAGTAAATGAGCTGGTTAGCTAAAAATACATCGCAGAAAAATATCCCACAGAATTGAACGCAAACCAACCAAACCCGACTCGACTCGACCCGACCCAAGGCAAGGTCGatggcaatggaaatggcGTTAGCTGACCATTTGCTTTACATGTGTTGGTGTATGTAGATGTCACACAAACACTTGTGCATGCCTGCTTCATACGTGTATCTGTCACTCACGCTCTGATGTTTTACCTTTTTTGGATCCCAACTCAACGCACACGAGtagacaaatatttgcaggcattcaatatatgcatataaatcCAAATTCATTCTTCTTCCACCAGATCTCTGTCGGCTAGTCTGgccatatgtgtgtgtgtgtgtgtgatgagtTTGTGTGAAACTAAAAATTTGTcacatttttgtgttgcatacCCATAGGGGCTCGGGTCAAGCGTTAAGATAAGTATTTCCGCTAGCTCGTTTTGgtgatttcaattgaattatttaaatactatttaaatattttaacaaacaGTAATGTCAAACTCTcataaaaatctaaatttaaacttCTGGGTTTagtaaatgtaattatttaaacaaaatggagtttaaacaaatgtattttcattaatttcaatcaataCAAACACCTTTtttgaaaacttaaatataattttaaatataatacataatttatagCATTCAGCCGAAAGGTCTTTCTTTTGTTGATTACTAACACAATTTTAATGCTGTGCAAATTTTAAAGCCAAATCAAACAAAGTTCATATAAATCTTTATTGAGTACATATTTTAAGTGCATTTCAGcgctttttttatattattgtccATTTATAAAAGTCCGCGCCCGCTTAGGGCATTCTTTTCACAGTTCTCACAAaacatatatatgaatgtatttttttttcatttatttttgtttattttatgttgtGTTGCACACTCAAAGGCCCCCAGGCCactttgcaaaatattttagtgACTTTGGCAAGGTGGTTCGCTTACCTTTTGCTCTcaagcagaaacaacaactaacaagaagaatttttgcacattttcgCTAGCAATGTTATTTGCTGTAAAAAAATAGTTTGCGATGAAGATGCTACTGGAGATGAAGGAGTACATCAAATGGAAGTCCGGACTAATAGCTAATAAGCCCAATGCAAACTACTCGCAAAAAGCATTCAATTTGCACTAAGCTTCACTCGAAAGCTGCCTGAACACAGTTCGTGCAAGAGCATTCATGCTTTATCAGGCACTTTGCATGATTAAAATAGCACCTACAACTGGACAGATGGTGGAGGACAACTGGTCAATGGGATTGCAGCAACTTAATTAGTGGCTGCTGGCGGTTGTATGAGAGTCAGCAAATAGTTGATACAAAAGCCCGTGTAATTATCATTAGATTGTGTCTGACAATATTGACCCAATGACCCTTGGCACATTTGTAAACGCATTAGGAAGGATAAAACGACGAATAAGCAAATTCATTAAACGCTTCTGGCCATCAGATGCAATTAACTTGGCCTGCGGCTTAGAGCACAAAGCATTTTCTCTCTGTCCACAACCAAGAACCAGATCTAAATTCAGTCTCTGAGCCTggttaaaagcaaaatgctaCTATCGTTATGCATAACTTCTATTTATGCAAAAGCTTAGCGTACTTTGatgcaaatatgcaaacaacTGGCAGATGTCTTGGCTTGCCAGTTGGCCAAATCCTTGCATAAACTGTATAAGGAAATTGAAACTTTCGAGAGTCCGCAACTGTGCATAAAAGTGGCACaatcgttttattttgaatcACTAGTTATGAATTGCTAATTAGACATTTGGGAAACGCtcaatttgcagcattttaaGCAACAAAATGGATTTTAGATAATAAATTTACTATTGGAAAGTTCTGCATAAAGTTTGGTGAATCTTTATACTTTGAGCAagtaaagttattattattcactcAGAGCCTAAAGTctgaatacaaataaatttaaggtTTGTcgattaaaaaattttaataaatgaaagaaaaatagcATTTGAATACACAATGATAGGCCATAACTTTAAAAAtccatctaaaaatatataatcaaataaaaagacatcctacaaatataaaacaaatcgTGAAACGTTCTCAATTTTGCAGCTACAGCTGCGATAAGTTCGCTCAATGCATTGGGGACAGAGCTATTTGAGGTCAAGCACTTGTGACAGAAAATTTATTTCCATCTCTTCACaatttacacaatttaataaaaatgttactATTTATGGCAGTATATCGATTTAAATTAATCTgaccaagaatatatatttttgaccACTCAAACTgtaacaaaaatgtaatttttcacAAAAACTATATACGATTTACCctgaacaataaaaaacaggGTATactgaaattaataataaattttaataatattcgaACATAGATAAAAAGAATATGCAAAAGCTGatgaaaaatgttcaattttcCTTGTTAAATTAGTCATTCCAATATAGATTACTTACCTCGCATAtttcaacaaacaaaagaactTTCAGTTGTGGCTGCATTTTGGAATGCACGAGAAACATCAgaaacgaagaagaaaaaaaggcaGCTTGCACATTTAATCTCAATTTATTGTTGAACTCTCAGACAATGCAAAAAGTTTTCGTAAATTTATCTGTTGTGCCGAGTtaccaatttcaattcaatcgATTTGTGTggtaatttcaatttgttgttgtgaaaTGTGCAAACAATACAAATGCAGTAGACGAAGAATAAGTATTGTAATCGTAAATTGTATTCATGTTGACTTTTCATGTTATATTCTTTTCATACTTAATTGCTAAACAAAGTGCAATACATTTttacacacatgtgtgtttAGGTTTGTTTTAAACATTGATGTGGCACATagataaaatcaatttaaaatggttttgttttttgtatcattttaatttatacattttgcaattaacacaattttccatataattaatttacagaaaattacattaaattgattggtatacatataaaaactCGTTGCTCCCTATTAACCAAAACTATGTGAATTCATTTACAGACATTGATCTATGTTTTGAAAAACTGTACAAGGTACAATTATTTTAACTCTTTATCTAATTTATTAGGTTTGTTTGTCAAGCTgctaaaattgatttatagtCTGTCTGGCTAAGGTAGACTTTGTGGAATACTTGGGTGGACTTTGGTCCGTATATGGCATATTGGTCTAGAAACAGTATAATAGCTCTACATAGACATCAACTATGTCTACTCACTATTTGAGGCGAGTtccatttgcaattgcaatttagtTTTCAAAAAATACGGATGTCTTCCTGATTAATATTCTCTAAAGATCAAAGAGTGTCAGGAGGTGCTCTACAAACTAGAATACATAGAGATATACAATTTATGTGTAAGCTGTCTAAATAGTTGTCGCCTTCTTTAGGTGCTATCATCAATACATACTCCAAAAATACCCGAAACTGGAATCTCTGGCCAGTTTCAGCTTGTCATACAAAACTCTTACAAATTGCCTTACAAGTCTATCATAAGCGACGTTTCACTGTGCTATATCCCCATCATATAAATAGGAGTATAAGGTAGGTTTCTAGGTGATTTCAAATTAAGTTCCGTCCAAATGAATTCCTGCTCTAACAGGACAACTCCGTCGATCGCCGCGATGCCTCGCTCTGCACACAATAATCGGAATCCTTGAACTCGCGTCCTGTGATATCGGCCAACGAATTTGGATCCATATTCGATAGTTTGTCCAAGTCTGAGTCATGCAGCAGATTCTGTTGCAATTTACCCACCAATTTACGCAGTCGATGAGCATCCAAAGAAGTTCGTcgcaaatttgcattataatcACTTGGCTGCAAAAGTGGAAAGAGACAAACGATTCTCATTTTGTACACTTAATAGTGTGAAGTAAATCACAAAACTTACATCCCGCCATTGTTCGCCTGGAAATACGGCAATCAATTCGGCATTCGGCTCCAAGGTGGAAAAGTATTCCTCATCATCAATTTCAGTGCCGTCGCAGTCCAAATGAATCGCGGGCTGAGCACGCTGAAACTTCGCAGATACCTTGAGCCGCAACTCGGCCAATGTTGTGGCCACAACGGCCTTGCGTATGTTTCTCGTAATGTCCTTGACCTGTGggcaaattattaattgctttttatatgCTTATACCCATTACAgccaataaaacaaataaatggcGAGTTTCTTAATTCTCTATTAGTTTAGCTGATAAAGTATTTGTATAACCGCTACTCATTAAATAGAACGGTATTTTAGATACATATGTGCATACGGAGAATGAATGAACAGGTTGATAAAAATGTCAATGTCAatacatatcaatataccaaatatagcattaggtatattataatattttttaccaatctatattaatttaagtCCCTAATACCGATTTAGATTGTCAAAAAATACTGTAATATATCACAGTATTTTTTGACAATCTAAATCGGTGCCCATagcatattttttatgttgtagtatatcgatatacaaaatatagcatttggtatattatagtatagaTTTTAattcatggtatattttgtatgcggTAGTCTgtggatataccaaatataacatgtggtatatttatttcaaatattttaacaatagtACCGTACTTTTATTGAAAGTGGATAGCCGATatctttctcacttgttttgaGTTACAAAACAGATTCCCAAGGTCCAGCATGACCTCTtaattttctctttctttaGTTTATTCCCAGTCCGTTCTTGACTTTACTTTTTAGGCACGCTCTATTAGGTGGTATCGTCTAAGGTTGCCTGTAAGTTCTCAGAAAAGTTAACAAACAGCCGCCTAAACTGTTATTCGCTTTAACCTGTTATAAAAATGTCACTCTTTTGGGTTGAATGCAGGCGCGAGACAACAAaggcaacgaaaacaaaagacCAAAATGATGTTTGTCTTAATTTCAAATAGGCCTGAGGCGTCTCGAGAATTGCCACCTTCTGTTAAGCtgccaataaaaacaataaaaatccaGTGAAGCGCATGACAACGATAAGAAGGACACTGAATGCTGAATAGGGACAagtgccagcagcagcagcaagagaaCAGGACACAGCAACAGGGGCAAACAactaatcaatttattatttgccatAACAATAAAGccgcaacaataacaaaggcACAAGCGAAAGCAAACGCAACTTTAGCATGTCATGAGCTCAGGTAACAAACAGGTCGTATTATATTTTGGGAGCCTCAAAAGCTGATTGTGCTTCAAAGACCAAAGACCTTTCcaatatttaaagcaaaaatgtgTTGGCTATTGAATGGCATAAAGAAAGATGATGCCAGAACAGCTGGCAACTGGGTCAAGTTAATGGAGAAAAGGACTCGGACATGGACAAGGacaaagagaaaacaaaaacactcaGAAAAAGGTAAGGAAAGTCAACTAAACCTAAGTAAAGCTGctgaatttgttttgtgtccTACCTTCAATGCCCTTTTACTTATCGACGCcttattaatattaagtatacgtcatGTCACACTCGAGTGTGGGACATCTTGATAAATTGAGTAGCATACACGCAAACTTCTGATCGATCTTTGAGTCatccgcctgtctgtctgcaCCCTGTGGCCAATcccattatcatcatcattaacaGCAAACATTATCAGCTGTATCATCATTATGATAGCCAGACAGTGTCTGGGGCGTGACAATGAAGCTGTCATTACATTAAGCCAAAAAGCTGCATCCTTGCTGTCTGCTTAATATGCTAAAAACATATCAATCATTGATCACCGAACGCCTCTGCTAAACCAATTATATTTGCTAAGAATATCCATCAACcggtcgtcgtcgtcatcgcgTCGTTCCGTCTGCCAGcaacaatgaaaatttatcAGCCATTTTATGCGAATTTCTATAGGAGGCGCACGGACAAGCAGCTCACGCCCCCCACTTTCCCCTCTCTTGTGGCTACTTGGCCGCTTGACTGCGTGTCGGCCATTAAacttatatttacatttgGCATGGCCTGAACTCGACTTCGACTGACTTGTATTGTGCTTCCAACTACAGTTCCCTCGCCCCCCGGCGCGAGATGTGCTCAAGAAGTTTGCCAACTTGAAGTCtgttattttgtgtttgttgccttCAATTCATGGGGCAAGCTTCGTTAGAGCAACGCGCTGACTTTGCTGATTGCCAAGTTAGCTGCTCGACTAACTGGCTGCTTGCTGCCGAAGAGTTTGGGAAACTGTGAGAAAATAACAGGGATTGAGGGAGAGAGACTGGGAATGGGAATGTGAAGAGAAGAATGGGAGACTGACTGGCATATGGCAATGGCCTGTGGCTTTGTTTGTGCTTTATGCGTCTCTTGACTTTGTTTTGCTGCGTGTTTCCAACCTCTGCCTATctatcagctgctgctgcagttgttttCTTGTGGCTCTGAACTAtgtatgttttcaatttaaatttttgctttgACCTTGGCCTTCACTTAAATATTTCACCTCGAATGCTTTAAGTGGCTTCTATTTCGGactcaaaataaattgagaatAAATGTCAAACCATGTCCATTTcttgtttgcattttagtTAACACATTGAGGTATTTATTTCACATCCTGTTCGTTGTCAACTGACAGCACTTTGAGGGACATTCCTCTGATTGActtgacagcagcaacaagagtgGCAAATACTTAAGCTACCCTGTTGCCATCCAGTCAGATTGAGCTAAAGCTGACATTCATTGTTGGCACTCAGTTAGCATTCCACCTGCTAACGCGTCTGACAAATTCAAAGGACACGACCATTCACCAGAGCTCGACCAGCATAGCAAATAGCAAAGAGCAAAAGTAACGACAATGGGCAGATGTCAATGCATTGATAATGACACGCGTGCGCCTTCTCCATAgccccttctctctctttaccCCTCTCTTTATCTGGTAGGCAATTCACAAACTTCATCACAGATGCGTTGCTGCAACCAGATACGAGTATCTCAACTGCATACGCAAATACTTTGCTACTAATGGAATCCTGTGGGCAAAAGTTCTGAAAACTTGTCTATCAAAGATTATATTGCAACTTTTTTGGAAAAAGGTAACTTAGTGAAAAGCTTTAAAGTGAATTATAATCAAAtcgcatttttatatttgcaaaattaatcaaggcaaaagtatttcaattgcCCACTTTGGCAACATTGACGGGATCAAGTTGCACATTGATGGCGCTATTTTCTAGCTATTGTAAAAAGATGCCATAGTAATTGCGTTGATATTCATGGTTATTGCTGCGTCGCATCATTCGAATAGTTTTCCAACTCTACGCAAGCATTAAACATGCTGCAGGCACAATAATAAACCAGCTGCCTTCTAAAATACAGGAGATAAgcaaagagatagagagagagacgtgTAACGCAATTTATACGTCTGTCGCCGCATTCCCACGCATATTACTTATTAGCAAATAGTCAAGGGGGCaggccattgccattgctagTTAATGCGCTGCGCCATGGAGTGTCGTAGTCAAGTTGCACGCTTGCCTGGGCATAAATAATGCAcgcttatttgttttaatgcgcaacgttgcgtatacgcaatgtgtgtgtgttgtgtgtgcggctGCCTTTGTCTCGAAATGTTTTTACTTGTAATTGCTTggccatgttgttgttgctgttgtatatCTGTTGGTAACTTAATTCCTCACTTCCTGTCCGCACCCTTCttacaaatacatttcattttgcgtGGCATTCATTTGCAGTGGGATTTTGGGTCTTCTTACCCATTCTGAGCCTTTGGCTTTAAGCtatacatacacgcacacatgcaaaGGTGGTATCCCACTGTCCTCAGTTGGATGTAGGAAAACAGCAAATGCGTTTTCCATGTCGCATTTGTATAACTGGCAGCAACCAAGCAGTCAGAAGGTTGGTCAGATGGAAAGCTGGCAGAAAGACAGCACGCCAGAAGTCGTGTTGAGTACATGAGACCATGcggtgtttttctttttaatttttctctcttcttttacGATCACCTAACGAGCTATTAAAAGACGGTGAAGCAAGCAACCAAGCGCTTTGAGTTCGGTCCAACCAAACTAAGTAGTTGTGTGGCACTTATTATCCTTGGCTTTTGCCTAATAGCAATTCTATGACAGTAAAGAGAGAAAGATGGAGAAATGTTGGGCAACTTTAGAAGGACACCGCAACAAACTAAGATACAAACTAATCAGACCCAATTATAAATGacttttcatataaattaagtTTCATAAATGTTCTCACctatttaaaatgataatattGTGGTGCACAAATGAAATGTGAGTTTTTGAATTTAAGGATTTTTTGTCGTACCCAACCGTTTTCTATTAACTCGGCAAAAGTTCAAAAGTTAAGTGAaagttgaaaactttttttgttatttctgtcTCCATCGCTCCGCTTACCCGCTGAGGACCGTCTCGCTTTCATCTCGACAAAGTTTCTTTAGCTCGCATTTCGCTCACAACAACCTCGACAATTTCTTAAGacaatgaataaatatcaaaagaaatacatacacataaatcGCTTacaaagttgaagctgaaaaGGGTGCAATAAAGATGGCGGAGGCTTTAACTCAATTTACAAATATGGAAACATATTCTCGCACCGCTTATCAGCCTTTCATTCTAATTCAGCCACAAGGTACATATGTTTATCTAGCATATTTACGATAAcccacgtacacacacacgcacacacaaccCTTACACACATCcatctctcacacacacagagacgtGTTGTGgctcatttaattaattacaattgttCAAAAAGTGGAACACGCCAGTTATGAAGACAGACAACCTGTCAGATAGGCATCAAGTCAGACATTGGTTAACAATGGATGTATGTCGGAGAATATCGTAGGATGCTGCCTGCAAATTGTGCTTATTAATTAGATGGGTGCCAcacaaattgcgcatacgacacGTGCGCCCACCCAACAAACATTTCAACGCAACTTCAACGGACTTCCTTCTTCTGGCCGTGACAAATTGCCAAACATTCGAGCAGTTACAAGCTGTCAATTAATATTCGTGTCTTGTCAGATTTACGGGCACTTGCCGGCCAGTTATAAAGTTTTACGCGATAAATGATTTGCCTGCTGTTCCTGTTCCGACCCTTAGAcagtttactttattttgttatgGCGCTTTTTAGCGTTTTCAGCACACAATAAATCGATTAGGGcccagacagacagtcagccAGCCATTCAGCTAGCGGAAACACAAGTCGAGCAGTCGAGCAATCGAGGAGTGGCTCTGCTCTCGTGTCTGGTGACGCAGAGTCAAGTggcagcaggagcagaagcaTCGTTATCGGCACCGACGCGCACAGACATCGATGGCAGCTTAGTTCGCGACTCAATGGCTGTGCCAGCCACTAATGATATACGAGCATTAGATGGCCACGTTACGCTACTTTGGCCCCAGCTTACCcgctctttccctctctcgctctcgctctcgtccAGCTCCTAATCtaggcaacatttttaattaattttaaattgttgactAACCGCAAAGTATCGAGTGTAGCTGCTTTTAgccaaattattaaaatacaatttaataaaccaTTCAAAAGTGAGAGAAAGTGCCCGAACAAGCTTAACTTgggaaaatttaatttgcaacattttaaatgatacCCAACATCAACATTTTTTCACAGCTTCCATTTTAAATGAGTAAATAGAAAAGGAACCGAAAAGCATGCCAATAATGAGCATTAATTTACCCTTTAATTGGGTAACTCGAATCTTTTTGCGAAAAAAGACTTGAATATCTTACGCGAAATACTTCTCTCTGTGGCAACCACAGAAATGTGCACACATAAAATCCCTGACGTATGATTACTTCAGACAAGTGTGCTTAAAGTGTAGTCAAACAGGGGCACTGATTGTTTGAATGGGTCGGACTTATACACGAGTGTTGGGTAGAGAACTCAATTGAGTTGATTTTTAAACAGAATTTTACTGGGCCAGTCGTAAAACAATGGCAAGGACTTTGTTTTCGCCTTTCTCATATTGTAAAACGGTCAGCGAATTGAGGCTAAGCATTTTCAACACGAATTCGCACGGGCTGCTCTCTGGCCAGGCCCTTGAAATTCAAACAAGCCTAAAGGCTGCATAAAATAACCAACGCCATGCCCAAGTCCAGGCTCTCGTAGCCAAACGCTTTTGAGTGGCCAGTCGCTTGCTGCTCGGCTGCTTGGATGCTTGGAACACTTCACTTTTTGTGCACGGCCATCAAAAGTTTTGCGTCCAGcgtcagcagcggcagcaacaatgaAGGCTATAATCACTTAACGAATTGCTGGCCAGCTAACAATTGCCTTATGATTCAGGTAAAAGCTAAGTTAACCTAACCTTAAATGGCTTGCTATTGTCCAGCTCAGCCAGATCGTCGTCCGCGGTGGTGGGCGGTGGGGTTGGCGTATTCGGCGACAAGGCCAGCTCTAGTGTGATGCTGTCTGCCGCATCATCGGCATCCGCATCAGCATccgcatcagcatcaacatccgCATCAACTGTGACTGTAACTGGAATGGCATTCGCATCACCATGAACATCAGCTACAACGGCATCAACATGAGCGTCAGCATCAGCTTCGCCATCATCGGTGTCCGCGTCCATTTCCGCAGCACGCATCAAAGTTCTTTGTCGTGGTGTTcccgtagttgttgttgtcttgaaTGTGGTTGCTGACTTTACGGGCATCTGATGCTGatactgctgctgatgctgaccAGGAGGAGTCGAAGATGCCATGGATATTTCAGCTGTTGTTTTTAGTGCGCGAATTTCCTGCTTTGCTGCATGCATCTCAgtcatgtttttatttctttttttctactCTATAGTAACACTGAAGTAAAAcgaatttaaatgttaattgaaatgtttagcCACTTTTAGTTCATGCTCGTTGCCTCTcgtctatttcttttttgttgtctatAATTTTTACGACGAGAGCTGACAAAAGTTTATGAGCAGTCGTAATTTTGAATTGATGTTTATCTCAGCTGATAtgatttgtgtttattttaagCTCCGTAGCTAATAGAAAAAggctttaaattaatttaaaatttactgtttaacatatttacttaacaccgaaattaatttaaactttccaccattaattgattaaattttgaaatttaaatcacGTCATTTGATATTAATTGAAACGGAATAATTACGCGTTTTATTGTGTTGTCGGAGCTCGCCGTTGGCAGCCGCACCCGCCAAATGCAACAAAAGCCGGCCGAACTTGGAATAAATTGCCAGACATCTGTGCGTGCTGTATTTaaacagccagcagcagcagcagctccctGGCTTGCCGACTGTTTTTTTGACTTtgcaaacgcaaaagcaaacagcagacGCAAAGGCAGCACTCTTCCTAACAGAGCGAGCTTCGTGAGAGCGTGTGCTGTTAAGTCCCTGTTAAGCGACTGTTAAGGCACTGTTAGTCCTAGTAGACACTCAAAGTTGTGTGCATTTAATGGGACTAGGCCTATACCTGCCTTGTCTGGTTTGGCCACCTGCCTGAAGCGGCAAAGTTGCtgctttctattttttgtgcCGAAGTCAGAAAAAAATTCATTGGAGCAGTTGGTAAATTGTTGCACTTAGCATCCGACCACAACAGcctgaataaaaaatatatgtatatgcacatatataaatataaatgtacgGAAACGTACACATAAATTTTGGCGTGAACTTTTTGGTTGCACTTTGTGTAAGGGCAAAgtttataaatgcaataaaataaagttggcAATTTGCTGACCATCGTAGTACAAAGTCTGCCCAACTGGCAGCTGAAAAATGTCACTTAAGTAGGCATAATAAGGTCTCGCACACTCGCAGGCTCCCTCGACTCTTAAAGCaagcataattaaaatttgtggGCACACTTTGCACAAGTTTCAACAAAGGTGATGCTGATGCAAACAAAAGCCCTGATTTATGGCGTTAAAACTGTCGATTGAACTGGGTGTGACATTTACATACCGCCTCCATTTCTTTGGCATGCTAATAAGAGGTTGGTCCcacaaacagaaagaaaattggTTATTTGCGCTCGGATATTGAATCCatgaattgaaattcatgGAAAATTGCCACAAAACAAGCAGAGCAAAAGTTGAATGCATTTTAACGTAAAACATCAGTAAATTTTACCACGCTATCGCCAAAAGTTacacatttacataaataaccGAGTTAAGCCTgcaattgcgtatacgccgcatACAACGGGGGCTGCAGTAATTGTCAGCCtctgaatgcgaatgcgaatgca encodes the following:
- the LOC133843543 gene encoding uncharacterized protein LOC133843543, with protein sequence MTEMHAAKQEIRALKTTAEISMASSTPPGQHQQQYQHQMPVKSATTFKTTTTTGTPRQRTLMRAAEMDADTDDGEADADAHVDAVVADVHGDANAIPVTVTVDADVDADADADADADDAADSITLELALSPNTPTPPPTTADDDLAELDNSKPFKVKDITRNIRKAVVATTLAELRLKVSAKFQRAQPAIHLDCDGTEIDDEEYFSTLEPNAELIAVFPGEQWRDPSDYNANLRRTSLDAHRLRKLVGKLQQNLLHDSDLDKLSNMDPNSLADITGREFKDSDYCVQSEASRRSTELSC